In the Limanda limanda chromosome 1, fLimLim1.1, whole genome shotgun sequence genome, one interval contains:
- the LOC133012000 gene encoding uncharacterized protein LOC133012000 produces MAHTVTTPCWDEDQPVCILLRHCQDMKRQETRLRLLTVLLLLGCSALYIFSLWAELRKPDHQSSGEQRAAEPLLERQHAAGKKRFNIHLSSQHTESSTDGYIRWEEILFSDQRYDPERQAIVIPEDGIYYIYIRTSLSCVNVSQTALFNMFYMELHRWNDDYPDSKVLTSSRDGLWCPHQEFGTVSVGGQFKLSEGDHVSVRIGAGYELIYKSTFGAFLVEG; encoded by the exons ATGGCCCACACAGTGACGACCCCCTGCTGGGACGAGGACCAGCCCGTGTGCATCCTCCTCAGACACTGCCAGGACATGAAGCGACAGGAGACGCGCCTCCGGCTCCTCaccgtgctgctgctcctcggcTGCTCGGCACTTTACATCTTCTCCCTCTGGGCTGAGCTCAGGAAACCAGATCACCAA AGCTCAGGTGAGCAAAGAGCAGCCGAGCCTCTTCTGGAGAGACAGCATGCTGCAG GAAAGAAAAGATTCAACATTCACCTCA GTTCCCAGCACACGGAGAGCAGCACTGACGGGTACATCAGGTGGGAAGAGATCCTCTTCTCAGATCAACGCTACGACCCAGAGAGACAAGCCATCGTCATTCCTGAGGACGGAATCTACTACATCTACATCAGGACTTCCTTGAGTTGTGTCAATGTTTCCCAAACCGCATTGTTCAACATGTTCTATATGGAGCTGCACCGCTGGAACGATGATTACCCGGACAGCAAggtcctcacctcctccagggacGGGCTGTGGTGTCCTCACCAGGAGTTCGGGACCGTGAGCGTGGGGGGGCAGTTCAAGCTGTCGGAGGGAGATCACGTGAGCGTCCGGATCGGAGCCGGCTATGAACTGATCTACAAATCCACATTTGGGGCTTTTCTTGtggagggttag
- the pip5kl1 gene encoding phosphatidylinositol 4-phosphate 5-kinase-like protein 1 isoform X1, with protein MEHLRRYPHSLLVKFLGVHRINVPHRRKKYFIVMQSVFYPDDRINARYDIKGCEVSRWTEPAPEGSPIVVVLKDLNFEGQHITLDRQRPWLLRQLEIDTHFLRRLNVLDYSLLLGHQDLQNDERHQSLSFATLIVRTKKSVNPGSSPVAVPGEVPQDDSILLLPEEDGGGSSAGAGEASSSSWPPSCPGPAGPGSDATELPDFRAQNRRLLPNLKNPLHVIDGPEQRYFVGIIDIFTVYGFKKRLEHLWKRLRHPGRSSSTVSPQTYCVRLCQWVQDHSR; from the exons ATGGAGCATCTGAGGAGGTACCCGCACTCACTGCTGGTCAAGTTCCTAg GTGTTCACAGGATCAACGTCCCTCACAGACGCAAG aAATACTTCATCGTCATGCAAAGTGTGTTTTATCCAGATGATCGGATCAATGCCAG GTACGACATCAAAGGCTGTGAGGTGAGTCGCTGGACGGAGCCGGCGCCGGAGGGAAGCCCGATCGTTGTGGTTCTCAAAGATCTGAACTTTGAAGGGCAGCACATCACACTTG accgGCAGCGTCCATGGCTCCTGCGGCAGCTGGAGATCGACACACACTTCCTGCGGCGGCTCAACGTGTTGGACTACAGTCTCCTCCTGGGACATCAGGACTTACAGAACGACGAGCGCCACCAGAGCCTGTCCTTCGCCACGCTCATCGTGAGGACCaagaa ATCGGTGAACCCCGGCTCCAGCCCGGTGGCTGTCCCCGGTGAGGTCCCACAGGACGACTCCATCTTGCTTCTCCctgaggaggacggaggaggttcctcagctggagctggagaagccTCGAGCAGCAGCTGGCCTCCCTCCTGCCCGGGACCCGCTGGGCCAGGCAGCGACGCCACCGAGCTCCCGGACTTCAGGGCCCAAAACCGACGTCTGCTCCCCAACCTGAAGAACCCTCTGCACGTCATCGACGGGCCCGAGCAGCGCTACTTCGTCGGCATCATTGACATTTTCACGGTTTATGGTTTTAAGAAGCGGCTGGAGCACCTGTGGAAGAGGCTGAGACACCCGGGCCGCTCGTCCTCCACCGTCAGTCCTCAGACCTACTGCGTCCGGCTCTGTCAGTGGGTCCAGGACCACAGCCGCTAG
- the pip5kl1 gene encoding phosphatidylinositol 4-phosphate 5-kinase-like protein 1 isoform X2, protein MQSVFYPDDRINARYDIKGCEVSRWTEPAPEGSPIVVVLKDLNFEGQHITLDRQRPWLLRQLEIDTHFLRRLNVLDYSLLLGHQDLQNDERHQSLSFATLIVRTKKSVNPGSSPVAVPGEVPQDDSILLLPEEDGGGSSAGAGEASSSSWPPSCPGPAGPGSDATELPDFRAQNRRLLPNLKNPLHVIDGPEQRYFVGIIDIFTVYGFKKRLEHLWKRLRHPGRSSSTVSPQTYCVRLCQWVQDHSR, encoded by the exons ATGCAAAGTGTGTTTTATCCAGATGATCGGATCAATGCCAG GTACGACATCAAAGGCTGTGAGGTGAGTCGCTGGACGGAGCCGGCGCCGGAGGGAAGCCCGATCGTTGTGGTTCTCAAAGATCTGAACTTTGAAGGGCAGCACATCACACTTG accgGCAGCGTCCATGGCTCCTGCGGCAGCTGGAGATCGACACACACTTCCTGCGGCGGCTCAACGTGTTGGACTACAGTCTCCTCCTGGGACATCAGGACTTACAGAACGACGAGCGCCACCAGAGCCTGTCCTTCGCCACGCTCATCGTGAGGACCaagaa ATCGGTGAACCCCGGCTCCAGCCCGGTGGCTGTCCCCGGTGAGGTCCCACAGGACGACTCCATCTTGCTTCTCCctgaggaggacggaggaggttcctcagctggagctggagaagccTCGAGCAGCAGCTGGCCTCCCTCCTGCCCGGGACCCGCTGGGCCAGGCAGCGACGCCACCGAGCTCCCGGACTTCAGGGCCCAAAACCGACGTCTGCTCCCCAACCTGAAGAACCCTCTGCACGTCATCGACGGGCCCGAGCAGCGCTACTTCGTCGGCATCATTGACATTTTCACGGTTTATGGTTTTAAGAAGCGGCTGGAGCACCTGTGGAAGAGGCTGAGACACCCGGGCCGCTCGTCCTCCACCGTCAGTCCTCAGACCTACTGCGTCCGGCTCTGTCAGTGGGTCCAGGACCACAGCCGCTAG
- the dpm2 gene encoding dolichol phosphate-mannose biosynthesis regulatory protein yields the protein MATGVDQAVGSSLVIFSLLLFTYYSVWVIVLPFVDSDHVLQKYFLPREYSVILPGIAAVVLLLCVGAFIAIIMWKNRKPKKVD from the exons Atg GCCACCGGGGTGGACCAGGCTGTGGGCTCCAGTCTGGTGATCTTCAGCCTCCTGCTCTTCACCTACTACTCCGTCTGGGTCATCGTCCTG CCTTTCGTGGACAGTGATCATGTTTTGCAGAAGTATTTCCTTCCTCGGGAGTATTCGGTCATCCTGCCTGGGATCGCAGCTGtagtcctgctcctctgtgtcg GAGCCTTCATCGCAATAATCATGTGGAAAAATCGGAAACCAAAGAAAGTGGACTAA